Part of the Benincasa hispida cultivar B227 chromosome 12, ASM972705v1, whole genome shotgun sequence genome is shown below.
ATGTTGGACCACCTCCTGTCGTGAAGAAGAATGAGAACCGGAAACGCCATCGGGAGCCGGAATTATCTGGTAGTCCAAAGTATGATGTTGGAAATAGTGACGGCCCTATGTCTCATCAAGATTACATTGAAAGGAGAAGGTACACTCGAATGTAATTTTTCAAGGCTTGAGAGATTTTCTTGTGGTGAATTGCTATTGTATGTTCGTGATATGGAAACATAATAATGGTGCCGGAAATTTTCAAATGCTTACAGAAAAGAAGCAAATAAATCTCAACCTTATGAGACACTTACAGAAGATGTTTTGGTTAGTGAATGTTCTCATTTTAGATCCTGGGGATTTTTCTTGAATGTCACGtgaagttattattttttttttccctctgtGGCAGGGAACTTCCAGCTTGGGCTTGAACTTGGTCGAATATGAAAGTAAGCTTCTTTGGCATTGTTGTGCTAGTTCAGCTTCTTTTGGATCATAGTGCAATTGTTTTTTACTTAATCCTATGCGTATAGGATTACTCTCAAACTCAAAACATTGACTTTACTGGGGTTTGTTACTGGCTCCATCAAACTTCAACTACGTGATGATGTGTCCTAATTTTTCTAGAAAGTTGTAGCATGATTGGAGTTACATGgcatttaattcattcttgttaTTGATGACTTTTAATGGCTAAGCTTCCATCTTACATCTAAAGTAATATCAATCATCGTGGCTGGTTTCAAAACTTTTTAACTCATGGATTGGTACACATTCTCACGAAAGATTGTACTTCTCATTCTAATAGatcatatttttcaaaggtttgaCGTTATGTGAATTCTAAATTTGAATAACCataattctttattttattattatgccCATACGGTGGCTAATACTTGTGACTTGTTCATGTTTCTTGTTCGAGCTATTATAGTCGTTATTTTCTGATATGGTGGATCACTCTTATTTGAAAGAAAGACAGAGCTGGTTCTGCTGTTAAATGTTGCTTTCCAATTTTCTCTTTGCGCTTCATGTATTATGTTTTATGGAAAaagattttgttttcaaatctcAGTGGGTCGACTTTCTAACCTTTCTGGAtgtaaacattttctataaccGACTTACCTGACATTTATATTGATTTATTGTTCTGGGATCtgttctcattttattttacttgTTCATTAGGTGATGAGAGCACATCTTCAGAAAATGCAGTAAAGCCGGATCATCCAAATTCCAGTTTGTTCTTGGACTAAACTATCACTTTTAAGTAATTGCTCTTGGGTTGCTTAGGTTTGTTATCATGGTGACAAACTCAGTGGCTTAACTTGATTATCAGTATGTTAACCCCTAATTATCTACAAGTATAAAAGGAGGGGCAAGAAATGAAATGCACAGGAAACAAATATGGCAGGGAATGTGGGAGAAGAAGAAATCCGTTGAGGCACCACAAGGTTGTTATAAAAAGGATAGTCCGAGAGTCAGTGTAGGTAGGGAATAATTTGGGTGAAAAGTTGAGGGAAGCTTTTAGGAGAGGACCACCAACTCTCTCGAATGTGCTGGTTTGCTTTCTTTTATTTGGttgctttcatttcttctttagGGCTGTGATTGTTTGTTTTACAACAGGCAATTCTCTGGAATATTTTGTATTGAATTGGgaatttcttttcatcttattatcAATATATATAGAGCTTTGTTGCTCTATTTTCTTGTGTCCTTGTTGGGTTTATTCAGTGCAGGCAAGGAGAAACCTAaccaattggtatcaaagtccaTTAGTCCTAGGGCGAGCTAGGGCAATGGCCCAGAAACAAATGGAAGAAAGAATGGAGAATAATGAGAAGGAGATCTCCGAAATGAAAGATATGTTGTTGGGACTATGCAAGGGTATTGAAAAGCTTACCCAAGAAGTACGAGAGAACAACTCAACTCGAAAGAATGAGGAGTTCGGCACCTCGGACAGATCTCGATTCAAGCTAAAAGGGAAACTGGATGAGACCGATTTAGTTCAAAATCAAGGAACCGGAGGGATCGATAAAAGCAAATACAAACGTCTAGAGATCCCTATGTTCTCAGGTGAAAATCCCGAATTGTGGGTGTATAGGGCTGAGCATTACTTCGAAATTCATGAGCTACCAGATGCGGAAAAGGTTAAGGTAGCTGTAGTGAGCTTTTGCACCTGACGAAGTGGACTGATTTTGATGGAGTCACAACCGAAGAGCCATTACTATATGGGAAAAACTGAAGAGGCAGATGTTCAAGCATTTTTGACCCACCGGAGAGGGGAGTTTGGGGGCACAATTGCTGCGAATCAAACAAGATGGGTCATACGTCGATTACGTGAAGAAACCTACTTGACTCCGTTACCAGATCTGGCGGAGAGCGTTCTCAGGGATGCTTTTGTTAATGGGCTTGAACCAGACTTACAGGCTGAAGTTATCAGCAGATATCCAAGCACTTTGGACGAGTGTATACGAGAAGGCCAGCTAATGAATGACAGGAATGTGGCCCTGAAATTGACCCTATTTGACCTGGGAATAGTTGGGACAATAAAAAAGAAGCCCAAGGCGGAAAGGACAGTCCATCCACCGACAAAGCGAATTCTAAAACCCACGAAACCCTAGTGATGAGACATATTTCGATTCTAGTGAAAGGGAATTATGCGAAGCGTGATCCTCCGGTGAAACGATTGTCGGATAGTGAGTTCCAAGACCGATTAGAGAAAGGGTTGTGTTTCCGATGTAACGAAAAATACGCACCTAGCCATCGTTGCAGAATAAAGGAAAATCGAGAGTCGATGTTGTTCATTGCGAATAAGGAAGAGGAATTGGAAACcgaagaagaagtagaagagCAAAAATCGGAATTGCAGGCAACCGAAGTAACAGAGAAGTCGAAGATAGCCTTGAGGTGGATGTTTGGATTTTCAGCAAGAGGAACAATGAAACTGAGAGGTACCTTGAAGGAAAAGGAGGTCATAGTACTAGTCGATTGTGGGGCAACTCACAATTTCATTCATCAGAAGATCGTGAAGGAACTAAGTTTACCAGTGATAAAGAAGACGAAGTTTGGGGTAGTTATTGGGAATGGGACAACGATACAAGGAGAAGGGGTTTGCAAGTTCGTGGAGCTGAAGCTTCCTGAGTTGATAGTGACGGCCGATTTCCTCGGAATTGATCTGGGCCAAATAGATGTGGTACTAGGGATGCCTTGGCTATATACCACCGGGTTTATGGACGTTCATTGGCCATCATTAACCATGTCTTTTCTGGCCGGCAACTCACAAATAATATTACGAGGTGACCCTTCCCTTACAAAATCAGAAATATCGTTTAAGGCCTTAGCAAAGACATGGGAGGAAGAGGACCAAGGGTTCCTaatcaaattttagaatttagaaATTGAAGGTAATGGGGAGATAGGGAATGACCTGGAACAGGAGGGTTTATGAAAAGATGCCCGTAATGATTCAAGCCCTGCTGGAATAGAATGAGGACATATTTGGGACACCTATCACCCTTCCCCTGAAACGATCCATTGATCATCGGATATTGATGGGAAAAAACCAAAGAACCATCAATGTTAGACCTTAAAAGTACGGCCACGcacagaaaggagaaattgaaaaaCTCGTCGATGAGATGTTGCAAGCCGGAATAATTAGACCTAGCCACAGTCCATACTGTAGTCCGGTATTGTTAGTCAAGAAAAAGGATGGTGGATGGAGGTTCTGCATGGATTATAGAAAATTGAATCAAGCCACGATTTCAGATAAGTTCCCTATTCCCATGATAAAAAAACTCTTGGATGAGTTACATGGAGCAGTAGTTTATTCAAAGCTCGATCTAAGGTCCGGATATCATCAGATCCGAATGCGAGAGAACATTgagaaaacaactttttgaactCACGAAGGAACTATGAATTCATGATAATGCCCTTCAGTTTAACAAATGCCCATGCTACCTTCTAGTCTCTAATGAATAAGGTATTTCGACCTTTCCTTCATCAATTTATTCTTGTGTTTTTTGACGATATATTGAGGTATAGCCCAGACATTTCTACTCATGAGACACATCTAGGAGTGGTGTTCAACATCCTGCGAGACAATAAGTTATACGCCAACAAGTGGAAGTGTACTTTTTGCCAAACAAGGATACAATACCTGGGCCACTGGATATCCCACCAAGGTGTGGAAGCGGATGGGGAGAAGGTTAAGGCCATGATGAAATGGCCCCAACCAAAGAATGTATCAGAGCTTCGTGGATTTTTGGGGCTTATAGGGTATTGTCGGAGATTCGTGCAAGAATATGGCAACATTGCAGCTCCCTTAACTCGGTTATTGCAGAAGAATGCTTTTGAATGGGATGAGGAAGCCATTCAAGCATTCGAGAAGTTAAAGCAAGCGATGATGACAGTACCAGTTTTGGCTCTTCCTAATTTTTTGAAGCCTTTTGTGATTGAGATGGATGCTTCTAGATTCGGGTTGGGAGGCGGTATTATCTCAAGAATCCAAACCCATTGCTAATTTCAGTCAAAAACTATCTCATAGAGCACAGGCAAAATCGATATATGAAAGAGAATTAATGGCAGTGGTTTTGGCAGTGCAGAAATGGAGATACTACCTATTGGGGAATAGATTCACTGTAATTTCAGACCAAAAGGCCCTTAAGTTTTTGACTGAGCAGCTTGGGGTTCAACCCCAATTTTGGAGATGGTTGACTAAATTGTTGGGGTATGATTTTGAGATATTATACCAGCCTGGCCTTAGTAGATGTGGAGGTGGCTTTGAAGTAAGTTGAGGAAGATGAAGATCTCCATAAGATAATGGCCATATTAAAGTTAGATCTTGATGGAAAGCCTATGTACCAATGGAAAAACAACCGACTGCCTTACAAAGGAAGGTTAGTTCTATCTCAAAATTCTACATTGACTCCATCCTTATTACATACGTTCCATGACTCGGTGTTGGGAGGCCACTCGGGGTTCCTAAGAACCTACAAAAGAATAAATGGAGAATTGTTTTGGCAAGGTATGAAGGCAGACGTTAAGAAATATGTTGAAGGGTGTGAGATTTGTCAAAGAAATAAAACTGAATCCTTGTCACTGGCAAAGCCTCCTTCAACCTCTACCAATCCCAAATTTGATCGTGGAAGAATAGACTATGGATTTTATTGAAGGACTTCCAAAAGCAGGAGGATATGATTCTATCATGGTGGTAGTTGACCGACTGAGTAAGTACGCCcactttctctctctcaaacATCCATTCACGGCGAAACAAGTAGCTGAGTTGTTTATAAAGGAAGTTATTCGACACCACGAAGTCTCGAAATCCATCCTAACAGACTGAGATGAGATCTTCTTGAGCAATTTTTGGAAGGAGATGTTCATGTCAATGGGCACCCAACTAAAGAGGAGCACAACCTTCCATCCTCAAATCGATGACCAAACAGAGAAAGTTAACTGCTGTCTTGAAACTTACCTCAGATGTTTTTGTAATGAACAACCAACAAAATGGAACAAGTGGTTCGCGTGGGCAGAACTGTGGTACAACACGACCTTTCATGTGTCGATTAGGACCACCCCTTATCAGGCAGTATATGGGAGACCTCCTCCACCTTTGGTTTCATATGGGAAAAGGAAGACAACTAACGGTACTGTGGAACAACAGCTGAAAGAAAGGGATTTGGCGATTAATGCCTTAAAGGAAAATCTGGTGGTGGCCCAAAATCGAATGAAGAAACAAGTGGATTTGCACAAGAGGGAATTATACTTTGAGGTAGGAAACGAAGTATATTTAAAGCTAAGACCGTATAGACAACGTTCCCTAGCCCGGAAGAGATGTGAAAAACTATCTCCTAAGTTCTATAGACCGTACCTAATAACAGAAAGAATTGGAGAAGTGGCCTGTAAATTGGCTCTCCCACCAGAGGCTTCCATAAATAATATGTTCCATATCTCTCAACTTAAGAAGAAATTGGGGCAAGCTCAACAGATTCAACATCAACCACCAGCATTGACAGAAGAGTTTGAGCTGCAAATAATTCCTGAAACGGTTTTAGGTGTACGTTGGAATGGTGAATTAGCTACTAATTAATGGTTGGTTAAATGGAGGGGAATGCCAGAAAGTGAAGCAACACGAGAAGCTGTCCATTTAATGAATCAACAATTTCCTAGTttccaccttgaggacaaggtgcaTTTTAAGAGGAGCGGTATTGTTAAACCCCCAATTATCTACAAGTATAAAAGGAGGGGCAAGAAAGGAAATGCACAGGAAACAAATATGGCAGGGaatgtggaagaagaagaaatccgTTGAGGGACCACAAGGTTGTTATAAAAAGGACAGTCTGAGAGTCAGTGTAGGTAGGGAATAATTTGGGTGAAAAGCTGAGGGAAGCTTTTAGGAGAGGACCACCAGCTCTCTCAAATGTGCTGGTTTGCTTTCTTTTATTTGGttgttttcatttcttctttagGGTTGTGATAGTTTGTTTTACTGCAGACAATTCTCTGGAATATTTTGTACTGAATGGGGaacttcttttcatcttattatcAATATATATAGAGTTCTGTTGCTCTATTTTCTTGTGTCCTTGTTGGGTTTATTCAGTGCAGGCAGGGAGAAACCTAACacagtattattattattttgagttaAAAACGTATGGGGTGGGAGATTTGAACTACTGACCTTTTGGTTGGGGATGTCTTAACCAATTGAGTTATGCTTAGGGTGGCAGTGGCTTaacattgatagatttctattatttatttttaattcatcaattgtccaaagttcatcttcaataCATCTAAATCTGCATGTCAGCACAACTAGTCATCTAAATCTGCATGTCAGCACAACTAGTCAATCATTGCACATTTGGAATCTAATTTCATTCTTTCTAGGTCTCTTGAATGATTACGAGGACGTGAAAAGCAAAACTGAGCAACGTCTTGCCATTGCGGGAGAACCTGTTTGTGTAGTATGTGGTAGATATGGAGAATACATATGCGATGAAGTGAGATGTGAACAATTGATTCAATACTTTCACTCACGTTAAACTATTAAATTTGGTCCATCCTAAGTCATTGTGCACGATCATTTTGATAGACCAATGATGACATCTGCGGCATGGAATGCAAACTCAAGCTTTTGGAAATTCTTAAATGGAGCGAGGTATTTATTTCCCTCCCCTACTTAGGATGGTAAttgataatatttatataatgatTCTGATGCTTCTTTCTCTTTGTTTTCAGGAGTCCTCAAACTGCAAAGTGAAAGATGTTGCATTACCAGAAAGTAAATATATCCTGCCTTCCCCAGAGTTCGGGGAGGACACCTGGGATTATAAGAACCATCACTGGTCCAAAAAGAAATCTAATCTTTGTACTTATGAATGGTAAATCTCGGCCATAACTTTGTCTTTATGGTCATTATTTAGCACtatcattttctttaataaGAAACGTAACTTTCATTATCAAAAGAGAGATACAAAAGGAAAAGGGAGATGATGAAATTGACATGAATGTTTCTGATTATTGGTATATTTTTCTCACTTATCTTTTGTAACTAGTTAGGAGTTTATTGCTGCTAAATGCAAAGATACGTTATTGGGGGAAAGTCATGATACAGTTTTCTAGCTCATTTGGATGGTCACTCTTAACTTCTTGTACTTCCAATCACAGCTGGAAATGTCAAAAGCCGGGACACCTTGCTGAAGATTGTTTGGTGAAAATCAGTAGCCAGGTTCGCTATTGTATTGCAATTCATCTAGCATACTTGAGTGTCCAAGTCTTTTTGGGCCCTAGATGTTCTAGATGGTTAGTAATCTTTGGACAATTACTTATCCTTGTTTGTTTATCTAGATAGTGCGACAAACGACTTCCAATCCTGTACCTGGCGATCTCCTTGGATTATATAAAAGGTCAGGAAGATGCTAACTGTCATTGTTTTCTGTTTCTACTAGTTATCATCGGAACTTGTCTCTAGTTATCTGCTAGAAAA
Proteins encoded:
- the LOC120067139 gene encoding uncharacterized protein LOC120067139; this translates as MGSRTNFYKNTSISYKKDLNLSSALQNLRAYNIATGNAPPTDVGPPPVVKKNENRKRHREPELSGSPKYDVGNSDGPMSHQDYIERRRKEANKSQPYETLTEDVLGTSSLGLNLVEYESDESTSSENAVKPDHPNSSLLNDYEDVKSKTEQRLAIAGEPVCVVCGRYGEYICDETNDDICGMECKLKLLEILKWSEESSNCKVKDVALPESKYILPSPEFGEDTWDYKNHHWSKKKSNLCTYECWKCQKPGHLAEDCLVKISSQIVRQTTSNPVPGDLLGLYKRCYQIGKNVSNALCNECSCSFSLATCLDCSTVYCDSAGHLNEHIHRHPTHGLYYSHKLKRLVKCCKSTCRVTHIKDLLVCHYCFDKAFDKFYDMYTASWNRAGLSIISGSICCEDHFAWHRMNCFNADVEDTAYIMDRKAKKDKSVSISDFIF